The genomic window CCATGGCCATCCCACCTTTGCCGAAGCACTCCAGGAGGCTGCCATGGCAGTGCGCAAGTGTTCCATTTATGGTTCCTGACTCGGGGGGATAACACCTGTCGACCGATCTTCATCTGTTATTCCAGTCTTTTCTGAAAAGGGCCATCCATGTGTACAGGTGGAGGGCAATGAGGGCTCTTACTGGGGAGGAAATCTGGCAAGCATGCGGCGGACAGCCCTGTGTATCTCTTTTTCCTTTGCCTGCGGAGTAGATGAAGGACTCAATTCATCAGTGGCAGATCCACGCCAGATGACTTTGCCGCTGACAGCGTCCAGGATGTCCAGAACCAGCGTCTGCTCATTGTACTCGTAGGGCATGTAAAAGGCCCGGTAACGATAGTGACCCAGGCCCCGGTAGTCCGCCAGTTCGATATAGCCTGTCTTCGTGGTGGAACTGGCATGGTAGCTTACGAGGAAATCAGGCGTGCCGCTCTCCT from Deltaproteobacteria bacterium includes these protein-coding regions:
- a CDS encoding DUF4136 domain-containing protein gives rise to the protein MNTIRNKLVGMVCLLVLCGCSTLAVQTDYDQTISFSRYRTYNWAPGTEAEQREQLLQEDPFLDERFRRAVDRELQARGFSKQESGTPDFLVSYHASSTTKTGYIELADYRGLGHYRYRAFYMPYEYNEQTLVLDILDAVSGKVIWRGSATDELSPSSTPQAKEKEIHRAVRRMLARFPPQ